From the genome of Brassica oleracea var. oleracea cultivar TO1000 chromosome C4, BOL, whole genome shotgun sequence:
CAAAAATAAAAAACATTCAAGACATGAATGAAACAACATATATCAAAACGAAAGACAAGCTTACCAGAAACACTCACGCAGCAAGAGGAACCACTGGTCTGAAACCGCGAAGTTAAACAATAAGGAATCAGGACGATCTCTAAAAAAAATCCTAACTAATCAAGACAACGATTGAAGAACGAATGACACAATTACAAAGCCATAAAGAAATAAAACCTTTCGTTTTCCTCAAAGCAAGCAATAATAAAAAATGGAGAACAAGACACAATAATTTATACCCGAAGAACTAAGAGCTGTGAAAGGAATGATTGCAACTATGTGGATGATTCGCTTTCCATCGTCCATCAAAACCCCTAAACCAGATCCGCAATAAATACGCTAAACCAGAATTTCAAACCGGATCTCGGTATGCAAACATACCGATGGTCTCAAATACACCATGTAAGTCAGATTCGATACCCAAATCACCTGACGACCTGAGACACATCAGACTCTGTGGGGAGGGGCTATTTTTGGCGCCCAGTTTCACCCAGCTCCAGACCCAGTCCGAGATCCTGACCCAAAAGAAGTAAAGCCCAAATACGATCACCATCATGGCCAAAGAGAGAAACATAGGCCCACGAAGGTCAAAGCCTATCCCGGGTTCAAGGAGTTAAACACGCCAATCACGGAGGAGTCAACTGGAAACGTAAAGAAATCAAACGCATTAAAAACCATTATTAAAGTGCTCGGTCCACGTCGGAGATCACTCCACCGTTAAGATCAGCCAAGAAGACCTATAAAAGAAGAAGAAAGAGCCAAATACATGGGATCCGAATTCTGGATAGCTAAACTATACTCTGATTACATACAGTCTCCATTGTTATCCAAAACCCCTTTGTATTCATCAATAGACAACTCATTTTCTATATAGTTGATCATAGCTTAGTCTTTCTATGTCGAGCTTACTTGTCAACCAAGTCTCTTTATCCGTAAACCCTATTTCTGAGTGAATTTTAGAATTCATCAGTTGCAAAATAACAAATAGAAAAACAAAATATGAAATGTTCCTTTAATTATCAACAAGAACTTGATCGATACAATAAAAGGAAACAAATTAACCAGAATTATATTAAGTCCTTTATTAAGGAGAAAATAAAAAAACCTAAGCTTTTGTGCATGTGAATACAACAATGAGCTTAATATCCTTCTTGCAGTGACTCGGACCAAACATCTCATCTGAAACGTAAAGCTCGCACTTGTGTTTTCCAAGACAATTCTGCACAAATAATACTTAACAATAAGATTCATTGAAATATTTATTATTCGCTAATCCACAATATATTGTCAATATTCTCGTTGATTTTTCTAACCTTTTTGACGATTCTCAAGGTATCTGGTGCGCCGCAATTGCCATGTCTACTAACTTTATGCTCCTCACTACAACCGGTAGGATTGCCATAATCAGCGAAATTGATCTTTGTAATAATATATTCAGCTGATTTGGAACAAGAAACAGTCATCTGTCTCCTTTTAACTTCATAATTTCC
Proteins encoded in this window:
- the LOC106341311 gene encoding beta-galactosidase 11-like gives rise to the protein MDTSHCHYQGYILLLVLLYSSMFDVASNIDISSDARGSKTDSNPKQYVNCGNYEVKRRQMTVSCSKSAEYIITKINFADYGNPTGCSEEHKVSRHGNCGAPDTLRIVKKNCLGKHKCELYVSDEMFGPSHCKKDIKLIVVFTCTKA